A stretch of the Rosa rugosa chromosome 5, drRosRugo1.1, whole genome shotgun sequence genome encodes the following:
- the LOC133710252 gene encoding proline-rich receptor-like protein kinase PERK3, producing the protein MSKSSSAAIVGSAVGALALVAIVVGFMWFCKTQRNRHFSNKNSETASSDPSAIVELTRGGPSSARHFTMEELEQATKHFDESSLLGYGSFGLVYKGLLRDGTVVAIKRRPGAPRQEFVSEVTYLSQIHHRNLVKILGYCQESGFQMLVFEYVPNGSMCNHLYDTKQDPSTKLEFKQRLSIALGAAKGLCHLHGLRPPIIHKNFQTVNVLVDENFIAKVADAGISKLLEKIEEAGPSHTSSVNFFQDPEVGPSERASSEVSDVYSFGVFLMELLTGKEALDIGSLGSNESLFQWVESRLSSNNLVDSRLAGSFTAEGMRDLIRLTLQCMSFLGNRRPRMEMVVVELERIQEKEMAMTTVMGEGTDTITLGSVLFT; encoded by the exons ATGTCAAAGTCATCTTCTGCAGCCATAGTTGGAAGTGCTGTTGGGGCACTTGCCCTGGTGGCAATAGTCGTCGGATTCATGTGGTTCTGCAAGACACAACGTAATAGgcatttctccaacaagaactCGGAGACTGCTTCTTCAGATCCATCTGCAATAG TTGAGCTGACGAGGGGTGGACCTAGTTCAGCAAGGCACTTCACAATGGAGGAGTTAGAGCAAGCTACCAAGCATTTTGATGAAAGCAGTCTTCTGGGATATGGAAGTTTTGGACTTGTTTATAAAGGTTTGCTCCGTGATGGGACGGTTGTGGCTATCAAAAGGCGCCCCGGTGCTCCTAGACAGGAGTTTGTCTCAGAG GTAACGTACTTGTCGCAGATTCATCACCGAAACTTAGTTAAAATACTGGGTTACTGCCAGGAAAGTGGATTTCAAATGTTGGTTTTTGAATATGTACCAAATGGAAGCATGTGCAATCACCTATATG ATACTAAACAGGATCCATCAACTAAACTAGAGTTTAAGCAAAGGCTATCCATAGCTCTAGGGGCTGCTAAAG GTTTATGCCACTTGCATGGCCTAAGGCCTCCAATCATACACAAGAACTTCCAAACTGTCAATGTCTTGGTTGATGAGAACTTCATTGCTAAAGTTGCAGATGCAGGGATCTCAAAACTACTTGAAAAGATAGAAGAAGCAGGTCCTTCTCACACATCCAGTGTCAATTTTTTCCAAGATCCAGA GGTTGGACCATCTGAGAGAGCTTCATCTGAAGTGAGTGATGTTTACAGCTTTGGTGTTTTCCTAATGGAGCTTCTAACTGGAAAGGAGGCTTTGGATATTGGCTCCTTGGGATCTAATGAAAGTTTATTTCAATGG GTGGAATCGCGGCTGAGTTCAAACAATTTAGTGGATAGCCGGCTTGCTGGAAGCTTCACTGCAGAGGGAATGAGGGACTTGATCAGGCTAACACTACAATGCATGAGTTTTCTGGGAAATAGACGACCCAGGATGGAAATGGTTGTGGTTGAGCTTGAGAGAATTCAAGAGAAAGAAATGGCAATGACCACAGTCATGGGTGAGGGAACTGATACAATCACTCTTGGGAGTGTACTATTTACTTGA